A portion of the Chlamydia avium 10DC88 genome contains these proteins:
- a CDS encoding exodeoxyribonuclease V subunit gamma — translation MNATKHSQAIFSNSLNHLLAKLAKDLFSTHQQPFTKRWILVANTETGHWLRRELIRATSNRTFMGSMIFSSSDSLVKHLFTEVCQEKTLTPDYITLPLFIHEALNNIFLTHPIDNQLFSTQPHYAFTKKLGNIFKKFYTFSQIPSRKNRYYKNIISQLISHFPSIQEVFSSIIKALQSMESPNYSLHIFGCSNLPQSVVSFFTKLNHFFPVYFYCFSPTQEYFGDLLSDKAIDFLWNRLNNYSNRHAWEQYVLSDRQALLANLSHKSKTIHNFLLDNEIDYCEEFIPPQETTTLGKVQSTIFHLRPSTPLNPEDQDSTLTISTAIHPSREVQEVFSKISLLIHQGVSPREIFILSSQLSTYEVYLKATFSPHLPIYFTHSESSHAKELKEKFLLLSSLLQTQGNLHCLLQILTHPRLQHAVDSQHIPYLWKKISEEWNKTFKKRGKVVQKLGDTFLNDYLFFEESGKINPIELWEKLLPFLYDLQQFIDFYSEDFHRTYEEHVNTIFSFLEATFLLSSHELSYITSLKNALSSFSHLKCTLVFFCDFCLDFFSYCCSGSPLYNQPGPYVGSLEDLSLLPKGHTFILGANKSSSIDFLDLVDSIPGQEELIFSSSEDEENLHFLQILISTKYALHISYLSSPNMPSLPSAYVGYLQDTLCLPIHHLPSKAYFPSLFKEKKLLHTSQEHYYKLAQSFSSIKTPLASLFPSSPVSQKLPEHLDIAEIVQALISPLDFFLKSNYQISLRPPHVLKTQDKLFPTKSDIFAIWENYLTSTDNQLTQNYLSEFSKKIFISHEDFINQWLIKIHSDSLKSPYSVIFSSSLFHDLHDRDILLPPLSLSWNNSKIHLHGKLSGVFSYGIYLCSLDPSPLSKTKRKIHSVIPETTLDLQNYLQAQISLAMLQYSGILNSQAAIYRVHSLDAQEIIPAAFSDPQEYLNRILCVYHLMQEYPIPLVSPECWQALTDGEALHKTIHKVIAADIHNPSLSIFWKFHNRASSNFIISEEQRLLILSLFQEVYATF, via the coding sequence ATGAATGCGACCAAACACAGCCAAGCAATTTTTAGCAACTCACTGAATCATCTACTTGCAAAACTTGCTAAAGATTTATTTTCTACCCATCAACAGCCCTTTACAAAAAGATGGATTCTTGTTGCCAATACAGAAACTGGGCATTGGTTACGTAGAGAATTGATTCGTGCAACTAGTAACCGCACGTTTATGGGGTCGATGATTTTCTCGTCTTCCGACTCCCTTGTCAAACACTTATTTACTGAAGTTTGCCAAGAGAAAACACTGACCCCTGATTACATAACACTTCCTCTATTTATACATGAAGCATTAAATAATATTTTTTTAACTCACCCTATTGATAATCAACTATTTTCTACGCAACCCCATTATGCTTTTACCAAGAAACTTGGGAACATTTTTAAAAAATTTTATACGTTTTCACAAATCCCCTCTAGGAAAAATCGTTACTATAAAAATATTATTTCTCAGTTAATTTCTCATTTCCCTTCTATTCAAGAAGTATTTTCTTCAATAATTAAAGCGTTACAATCTATGGAATCCCCGAATTACTCTCTACATATCTTTGGGTGTTCTAATCTTCCTCAATCTGTTGTTTCTTTTTTCACCAAATTAAATCATTTTTTCCCTGTTTATTTTTATTGTTTTTCTCCCACTCAAGAATATTTTGGGGATTTGCTTTCAGATAAAGCTATTGATTTTCTTTGGAATCGATTAAACAATTATTCTAATCGACATGCTTGGGAACAGTATGTTCTTTCCGATCGACAAGCGCTACTTGCAAATCTTTCGCATAAATCTAAAACCATTCATAACTTCTTGTTAGATAATGAGATAGATTACTGTGAAGAATTTATCCCTCCCCAAGAAACAACAACACTAGGGAAAGTACAAAGCACTATATTTCATTTACGCCCGAGTACACCTCTAAATCCTGAAGATCAGGACTCCACTCTAACCATTAGCACAGCAATTCACCCCTCTAGGGAAGTACAAGAAGTTTTTTCAAAGATTTCTCTGTTGATACATCAAGGAGTATCCCCGAGAGAAATTTTTATTTTATCATCACAATTATCTACCTATGAAGTGTACTTAAAAGCTACGTTTTCTCCTCATCTTCCTATATATTTTACTCATTCTGAATCTTCACACGCAAAAGAACTAAAAGAAAAATTTCTTCTTTTATCTTCTCTGCTTCAAACTCAAGGAAATCTCCATTGTTTACTTCAAATTCTTACACATCCTAGACTTCAACACGCTGTTGATTCGCAGCATATTCCATATCTTTGGAAAAAAATCTCTGAAGAATGGAATAAAACCTTTAAGAAAAGAGGAAAAGTCGTACAGAAACTCGGGGACACTTTTCTTAATGATTATCTTTTCTTTGAGGAATCAGGAAAAATCAACCCAATAGAACTTTGGGAGAAACTTCTTCCCTTCCTGTACGATTTGCAGCAGTTCATTGATTTTTATTCAGAAGACTTCCACAGGACTTATGAAGAACATGTAAATACTATTTTCTCTTTTTTAGAAGCTACTTTTCTTTTATCTTCACACGAGTTGTCATATATTACTTCACTAAAGAACGCTTTGTCCTCTTTTTCCCATTTAAAATGTACACTAGTATTCTTTTGTGATTTTTGCTTAGATTTCTTTTCTTATTGCTGTAGTGGTAGTCCTTTATATAATCAGCCAGGGCCATATGTAGGATCTTTAGAAGACCTGAGCCTCCTTCCCAAAGGACATACATTTATCTTAGGTGCCAATAAGTCATCCTCTATAGATTTTCTTGATTTAGTAGACAGCATTCCTGGCCAAGAAGAGCTTATTTTTTCGTCTTCCGAAGATGAAGAAAATCTTCATTTTCTTCAAATATTAATATCGACAAAATACGCTTTGCATATTAGCTATCTCTCTTCTCCAAACATGCCATCTTTACCTAGTGCGTATGTGGGTTATCTCCAGGACACTCTTTGTCTTCCCATTCATCATTTACCTTCTAAAGCTTACTTTCCTTCTTTATTTAAAGAAAAAAAACTTCTACATACATCTCAAGAACATTACTACAAGCTTGCCCAATCTTTTTCCTCTATCAAAACTCCCTTAGCTTCATTATTTCCCAGTTCTCCTGTATCACAAAAACTTCCTGAGCATCTTGATATTGCTGAAATCGTTCAAGCTCTTATTTCTCCCTTGGACTTCTTTTTAAAATCAAATTATCAGATTTCTCTTCGTCCCCCTCATGTATTAAAAACACAAGACAAACTGTTCCCGACTAAAAGTGATATTTTCGCTATTTGGGAAAACTATCTTACCTCTACTGATAATCAACTTACGCAAAACTATTTATCTGAATTTTCTAAAAAAATTTTTATATCTCATGAAGATTTTATCAACCAATGGCTAATAAAAATACATTCCGATTCACTGAAGTCACCCTATTCGGTAATATTTTCTTCTTCTTTATTTCACGATCTCCATGATCGAGATATTCTTCTCCCTCCTCTATCTTTATCTTGGAACAATAGCAAGATCCATTTGCATGGTAAACTTTCAGGGGTATTTTCTTATGGTATTTATCTTTGTTCTTTAGATCCTTCTCCTCTTTCAAAAACGAAAAGGAAAATACACTCTGTAATCCCAGAAACCACACTAGATTTACAAAATTATTTACAAGCACAAATTTCTTTAGCCATGTTGCAGTATTCTGGTATCTTAAATTCCCAAGCAGCTATTTATCGCGTGCATTCTTTAGATGCTCAAGAAATAATTCCTGCAGCATTTTCTGATCCTCAAGAATATTTGAATCGTATATTGTGTGTTTATCATCTAATGCAAGAATACCCCATTCCTTTAGTTTCACCTGAGTGTTGGCAAGCATTGACTGACGGAGAAGCATTACACAAGACTATACACAAAGTAATTGCTGCTGACATACATAACCCTTCCTTATCGATTTTTTGGAAATTCCATAATCGTGCATCCTCAAATTTTATTATAAGTGAGGAACAACGTTTATTGATTCTGTCATTATTTCAGGAGGTCTATGCAACCTTTTGA
- a CDS encoding MFS transporter: MDVLIQKKSFRALVITHFLTVLNDNLYKFLLVFFLLEGKSLTENAKILSYVSLFFALPFLLLAPLAGSLSDRYQKRNIILATRVIEIFCMLLGWYFFYIQSVLGGYLVLILLASHTTIFGPAKMGILPEMLPLDYLSKANGIMSAMTYAGSILGSCFAPLFVDVTRNFTVNGYVFSITFCVISSILSLFVAWHIRSSNIRNRKQKIIYVGFKDLWEILKSTRQVCYLMLSIFLIAFFLLIGAYTQVEIIPFVEFTLGYPKHYGGYLFPLVALGIGVGSYFAGWMSGKDIKLGYVPIMALGLGLTFMGLYVFSSSLIGVMFSLLLLGFLGGMYQVPLHAYLQYASPEHKRGQILATNNFLDFVGVLIAAGIVRIMGSGLGLSPEVSFCFLGIFVFCVGVCLLWVWKELVYRLLLSTVLVKQLGEYLRLPRSVDTTCYFVSTQSYKETRRVLAMLPKTVRSIVVILDTLQSGWRARLISYCVPTVIPKSSMDDQNVKTAWAVLQAQHLRTLLKQQPDLCVICLGQEADVALFSKTLTEQGITLKMIHLSCEYLENKAIYHLSLG; the protein is encoded by the coding sequence ATGGATGTTTTGATACAAAAAAAATCTTTTCGTGCTTTAGTAATAACGCATTTTCTTACGGTATTAAATGATAATCTCTATAAGTTTCTTTTAGTATTTTTTCTTCTTGAAGGAAAGAGCTTAACAGAAAATGCAAAGATATTATCTTACGTTAGCCTATTTTTTGCTTTACCCTTTTTATTGCTGGCTCCGTTAGCTGGAAGTCTATCTGATAGGTATCAGAAACGAAATATTATTTTAGCTACTCGTGTAATTGAAATTTTTTGCATGTTGCTTGGGTGGTACTTTTTTTATATACAATCCGTTTTAGGGGGATATCTCGTTCTAATTTTATTAGCAAGTCACACAACTATTTTTGGCCCTGCGAAAATGGGGATACTCCCCGAAATGTTACCCCTGGATTACTTATCAAAAGCTAATGGAATTATGTCCGCGATGACTTATGCTGGAAGTATCCTAGGGTCCTGCTTTGCCCCATTATTTGTTGATGTGACAAGAAATTTCACAGTAAATGGTTATGTATTCTCGATTACGTTTTGTGTGATCTCTTCAATATTAAGTTTGTTTGTGGCTTGGCATATACGTTCAAGTAATATAAGAAATCGCAAACAAAAAATTATTTATGTTGGTTTTAAAGATCTCTGGGAAATATTAAAAAGCACTCGTCAAGTGTGTTACTTGATGTTGTCTATTTTCTTAATCGCTTTTTTTCTTCTTATAGGAGCTTATACACAAGTAGAGATTATTCCTTTTGTTGAATTTACTCTTGGATATCCTAAACATTATGGAGGATATTTATTCCCTTTAGTCGCTTTAGGCATAGGTGTAGGGTCTTATTTTGCAGGATGGATGTCTGGAAAAGATATTAAGTTAGGATATGTTCCTATAATGGCTCTAGGACTTGGACTAACTTTCATGGGCCTATATGTATTTTCTTCGTCTCTTATTGGAGTAATGTTCTCTCTCCTTTTACTAGGGTTTCTAGGGGGAATGTATCAAGTACCTCTACACGCTTATTTGCAATATGCGAGTCCAGAACATAAACGTGGACAAATTTTAGCTACAAATAATTTCCTTGATTTTGTGGGGGTATTAATTGCAGCAGGAATTGTACGCATTATGGGATCAGGCTTGGGGTTATCTCCTGAAGTCAGTTTTTGTTTTTTAGGAATTTTTGTATTTTGTGTTGGTGTGTGCTTGCTTTGGGTTTGGAAAGAACTTGTCTATCGCTTGCTTTTGAGCACAGTGTTAGTAAAGCAGTTGGGCGAATATTTGAGGTTACCACGTTCTGTCGACACTACATGTTATTTCGTGTCTACGCAATCCTATAAAGAAACACGTCGTGTTTTAGCTATGTTGCCAAAAACTGTACGTAGTATTGTTGTAATATTAGATACCCTGCAATCAGGTTGGAGAGCACGATTGATTTCTTATTGTGTGCCTACAGTTATTCCGAAAAGCAGTATGGATGATCAAAACGTAAAAACAGCCTGGGCCGTACTGCAAGCACAACACTTACGTACATTATTAAAACAACAACCTGATTTGTGTGTTATTTGTTTAGGACAGGAAGCAGATGTCGCTCTCTTTTCTAAAACATTAACAGAACAAGGAATTACTCTTAAAATGATTCATCTATCATGCGAATATCTAGAAAATAAAGCCATATATCATCTGTCTTTAGGCTAA
- a CDS encoding rhodanese-related sulfurtransferase, with the protein MKKNYYALAYYYLTRVDNPQQEIALHKEFFKHLDVACRIYISEQGINGQFSGYQPDAEQYMAWLKQRPGFSNIKFKIHHVKENIFPRVTVKYRKELVALGHHVDLSKQGKHISPQEWHAKLEEKRCLVLDVRNNYEWKIGHFENAILPNIQTFREFPDYADSLSKEYDPKTTPIMMYCTGGIRCELYSSLLLEKGFQEVYQLDGGVIAYGQTVGTGKWRGKLFVFDDRLAVPIDDTDPNVSPIANCLHCKISCDTYYNCANTDCNNLFICCDDCISLTKGCCSTTCSQAPRVRVFSSSRGNRPFRRMHLCQSDETACGC; encoded by the coding sequence ATGAAAAAGAACTATTATGCTTTAGCTTACTATTATTTAACTCGTGTAGATAATCCTCAGCAAGAAATTGCTCTACACAAAGAATTTTTTAAACATTTAGATGTTGCTTGTCGCATCTATATATCTGAGCAGGGAATTAACGGGCAATTTAGTGGTTACCAGCCTGATGCTGAACAATACATGGCTTGGTTAAAACAACGTCCCGGATTTTCAAATATAAAGTTTAAAATTCATCATGTTAAAGAAAATATTTTTCCTCGTGTAACTGTTAAATATCGAAAAGAACTGGTTGCTCTTGGACATCATGTGGATCTCTCTAAGCAAGGGAAACATATTTCTCCTCAAGAATGGCATGCTAAACTCGAGGAAAAGCGTTGTTTGGTATTAGACGTGCGAAACAACTATGAATGGAAAATTGGGCATTTTGAGAATGCTATTCTTCCAAATATTCAAACATTTCGTGAGTTTCCAGATTATGCTGACAGTTTATCTAAAGAATATGATCCTAAAACTACACCTATTATGATGTATTGTACAGGAGGTATTCGCTGTGAATTGTATTCTTCTCTTTTACTTGAGAAAGGGTTTCAAGAAGTTTACCAACTTGATGGTGGTGTAATTGCTTATGGGCAAACAGTAGGAACAGGCAAGTGGCGGGGGAAGCTTTTTGTATTTGATGATCGTTTAGCCGTACCTATTGATGACACTGACCCCAATGTGTCGCCGATTGCTAATTGTTTACATTGCAAAATAAGTTGTGATACCTATTACAATTGTGCAAACACTGATTGCAATAACTTGTTTATTTGTTGTGACGACTGTATTTCTCTAACAAAGGGTTGTTGTTCTACAACATGTTCGCAAGCACCTCGTGTTCGTGTTTTCTCATCATCTAGAGGTAATCGACCTTTCCGTCGCATGCATTTATGCCAATCTGATGAAACGGCCTGTGGATGTTAA
- the rpsD gene encoding 30S ribosomal protein S4, producing the protein MARYCGPKNKVARRFGANIFGRSRNPLLKKPHPPGQHGMQRKKKSDYGLQLEEKQKLKACYGMILEKQLVKAFKEVANKQGSVAKMFLERFECRLDNMVYRMGFAKTIFAAQQLVSHGHVLVNGKKVDRRSFFLRPGMQVSLKEKSRKMQSVKEALENKDESSLPSYISLDKAAFKGELLISPEQDQIEAQLPLPIDVSVVCEFLSHKT; encoded by the coding sequence ATGGCGCGATATTGTGGCCCTAAAAACAAAGTAGCAAGGCGTTTTGGAGCAAATATTTTTGGAAGAAGCCGTAATCCCTTGTTGAAAAAGCCTCATCCTCCAGGTCAGCACGGTATGCAAAGAAAGAAAAAGTCTGACTATGGTCTACAGCTTGAGGAAAAACAAAAATTAAAAGCATGTTACGGCATGATTTTAGAAAAGCAGCTAGTTAAAGCTTTTAAAGAAGTTGCAAATAAGCAAGGCAGCGTTGCTAAAATGTTTTTAGAGAGATTTGAATGTCGCCTTGATAACATGGTATATCGCATGGGCTTCGCTAAAACAATTTTTGCCGCTCAACAATTGGTTTCCCACGGACATGTCTTAGTAAACGGGAAAAAAGTAGACAGGAGATCATTTTTCTTGCGACCAGGAATGCAAGTTTCCTTAAAGGAAAAATCTAGAAAAATGCAATCAGTGAAGGAAGCACTAGAAAATAAAGATGAAAGCTCACTGCCTTCTTACATTTCCCTAGATAAGGCAGCATTCAAAGGAGAACTTTTAATCTCTCCTGAGCAAGATCAAATAGAAGCACAGCTTCCTCTGCCCATTGATGTGTCTGTAGTTTGCGAGTTCCTATCTCACAAAACTTAA
- a CDS encoding deoxyribonuclease IV, giving the protein MRILPPPQTSVLGAHTSTSGGLHNALYEGQAIGASTVQIFTANQRQWRRRPLNDSLISSFKKALEETSLSYIMSHAGYLINPGSPNLEILEKSRICIKQEIEDCISLGINFVNFHPGAAVDDTKEACLDRIASSFSLMEPLFENSPPLVVLLETTAGQGTLVGSCFEELGYLIGKLKHKIPVGICIDTCHIFAAGYDITSPQGWAQVLKQFDEHIGISYLRAFHLNDSLFPLGKHKDRHAPLGEGDIGIESFKFLMQDKQTKMVPKYLETPGGPELWEKEIRLLKSFQS; this is encoded by the coding sequence ATGCGCATATTGCCCCCTCCTCAAACCTCAGTACTAGGTGCTCACACATCTACCTCAGGAGGTTTACACAACGCCCTTTACGAAGGTCAAGCCATTGGAGCCTCTACTGTACAAATATTTACAGCAAATCAAAGGCAATGGCGAAGGCGTCCCTTGAATGATTCCCTGATTTCTTCATTTAAAAAGGCCTTAGAAGAGACATCCCTATCCTATATTATGAGTCATGCCGGTTATTTAATTAATCCGGGTTCTCCAAATTTGGAGATTCTAGAAAAAAGCCGTATCTGTATAAAGCAAGAAATTGAAGATTGTATATCTTTAGGCATCAATTTCGTAAATTTCCATCCTGGTGCAGCTGTAGACGACACCAAAGAAGCTTGTCTAGACAGAATTGCCTCTAGTTTTTCTTTAATGGAACCTTTATTTGAAAATTCTCCTCCACTTGTTGTTCTTCTGGAAACTACTGCGGGTCAAGGTACTTTGGTTGGCAGTTGTTTTGAAGAGTTGGGTTATCTTATAGGCAAACTTAAGCATAAAATTCCTGTAGGAATTTGCATCGACACCTGTCATATCTTTGCTGCTGGTTATGATATTACTTCGCCTCAAGGTTGGGCACAAGTCCTCAAACAATTTGATGAGCATATAGGCATATCTTATTTAAGGGCTTTTCACCTTAATGATTCGCTATTTCCTCTAGGAAAACATAAGGACCGTCATGCTCCTCTTGGAGAAGGAGATATAGGTATAGAAAGTTTTAAATTTCTTATGCAAGATAAACAAACAAAAATGGTGCCAAAATACTTAGAAACTCCTGGAGGGCCCGAGCTATGGGAAAAAGAAATTCGTTTATTAAAAAGTTTTCAAAGTTAA
- a CDS encoding lipid II flippase MurJ, which yields MNKKDSEGLVASSLFNLLSGTFFSRVTGMLREIVMAAYFGADPLVAAFWLAFRTIFFLRKILGGPILGLAFIPHFEFLRSKDENRAAFFFRSFSQFFCWNACGFTLLIEICLGIWLYHSQGNIADALLLTMILLPSGIFLMMYTVNSTLLHCEKRFLSVGLAPAIVNILWIFTVFLARNSDPRQRIIGLSVILVFGFMMEWLVTVPGVMKFLGKATERPKERDSIKALIAPLSLGLLSMGVFQLNLLSDMCLARYIHPIGPLYLMYSVRIQQLPVHLFGLGVFTVLLPAISRCVQDERHDEGYKLMKFALNLTVSVMVIMTMGLLLLALPGVRVLYEHGLFPTTAVYAIVEVLRGYSGSIIPMALIPLISVLFYARRHYTIPLVIGIIAAVGNMILNVLFGCLIIKHVAGLAYATSIASWGQLYYLWKYAAKHHPVYSGLMWVTMKRSIKVVGTTCLAFIVTIGLNVVTQTTYIVFIEPYTPLPWSLSSFVAQSTAFFSESVIFLAFLFGFARLLHVEDLVNLTSFQYWKGRQNLLHSSQVMQDNQN from the coding sequence ATGAATAAAAAAGATAGCGAAGGATTGGTAGCGAGTTCCCTTTTTAATTTACTTTCAGGAACGTTTTTTAGTCGTGTAACAGGAATGTTACGGGAGATTGTCATGGCCGCATATTTTGGAGCAGATCCTTTAGTCGCTGCTTTTTGGCTGGCCTTTCGTACAATTTTCTTTCTACGGAAAATCCTAGGAGGACCAATTCTGGGACTAGCTTTCATTCCACATTTTGAGTTTTTAAGATCTAAAGATGAAAATAGAGCAGCATTTTTTTTCAGAAGTTTCTCTCAATTTTTTTGTTGGAATGCCTGTGGGTTTACTCTGTTAATTGAAATATGCTTGGGGATTTGGTTATACCATTCACAGGGAAATATTGCTGATGCTCTTCTTTTGACAATGATTCTTCTTCCCTCAGGAATTTTTCTCATGATGTACACAGTGAACTCCACTCTGCTGCATTGTGAAAAGAGATTCCTCAGTGTGGGTCTAGCTCCAGCCATTGTAAACATTTTGTGGATTTTCACAGTATTTTTAGCTAGAAACAGTGACCCTAGACAAAGGATTATAGGATTGTCGGTTATCCTTGTTTTTGGATTTATGATGGAATGGCTAGTTACTGTTCCTGGAGTTATGAAATTTTTAGGTAAAGCAACAGAACGACCAAAGGAACGAGATAGCATTAAAGCATTAATTGCACCGTTATCATTAGGATTGCTGTCTATGGGAGTGTTCCAATTGAATCTTTTAAGTGATATGTGCTTAGCACGCTATATCCATCCCATTGGTCCTCTCTATTTAATGTATTCCGTAAGAATACAGCAGTTACCCGTACATTTATTCGGACTTGGTGTATTCACAGTCCTTTTACCTGCGATTTCCCGCTGTGTGCAGGATGAAAGACATGACGAAGGGTACAAATTAATGAAGTTTGCTTTAAATCTCACAGTTTCCGTCATGGTTATAATGACCATGGGATTGCTATTATTAGCCCTTCCCGGTGTACGTGTTTTATACGAACACGGTTTATTTCCTACCACAGCAGTATACGCTATTGTAGAAGTGTTACGTGGATATAGTGGGAGTATCATCCCTATGGCACTAATTCCTTTGATTTCAGTGTTATTTTATGCAAGACGTCATTACACAATACCTCTGGTTATTGGAATTATAGCAGCTGTAGGAAATATGATTTTAAATGTGCTCTTTGGATGCTTGATTATCAAGCATGTTGCAGGACTCGCATATGCAACTTCAATCGCTTCTTGGGGACAGTTGTATTATTTATGGAAATATGCTGCAAAACACCACCCCGTATATTCCGGGTTAATGTGGGTGACTATGAAACGCTCAATAAAAGTTGTGGGAACGACATGTTTAGCCTTTATAGTGACCATAGGGCTAAATGTTGTAACTCAAACAACATATATTGTTTTTATTGAACCCTACACTCCACTACCTTGGTCTTTATCTTCTTTTGTTGCTCAAAGCACAGCTTTTTTCTCTGAAAGCGTCATTTTCTTGGCTTTTTTGTTTGGTTTTGCAAGACTACTTCATGTAGAAGATCTTGTAAACTTAACATCTTTTCAATATTGGAAAGGACGTCAAAATCTCTTGCACAGTTCGCAAGTTATGCAAGATAATCAAAATTAA